In Myxococcus stipitatus, the following are encoded in one genomic region:
- a CDS encoding J domain-containing protein — protein sequence MSSPNTIVGLGARTDHIATVPNVDPARLQLSPEESAVLSLVGRVERIELVLSRSTLGEARTIAVLLSLRAKGAIVPARVVPRNQPAPAVDAALAEDVDLEPERKKEIIDLERALDGMDHFAVLGLRPGAPAAEAKQAYYNASRRYHPDRYFGKNLGSFRARMERIFRRLTDAHNVLTQQDKRDAYLKANPALAQASAKAAAPVAPAAPPAAASYPEMELTPLTPVPRSLPRPPPVAAPPPPAPAPVNDAESEARRAERQARLARHPYMARNVKLSELVARGKAAVARGEWERAYQDFHQVQTMDPKNREVATLLLEARKRHDEQRSAIEVARGRELEQHSDDVAALAAYRLAYSLDGANAEAAFRAAKLGLQQGQDVGEVRVLAQRAVDLQGARVEHHLLLGRILMDGGSKKLAKRVFEDAAKLEPDNAEAKAALKKLRWTF from the coding sequence GTGAGCTCGCCAAACACGATTGTCGGCCTGGGGGCTCGGACGGACCACATCGCCACCGTGCCCAACGTGGACCCCGCTCGCCTCCAGCTCTCGCCGGAGGAGTCGGCGGTGCTGTCGCTCGTGGGCCGCGTCGAGCGCATCGAGCTGGTGCTGTCACGTTCCACCCTGGGTGAGGCTCGCACCATCGCGGTGCTGCTCTCGCTTCGCGCGAAGGGCGCCATCGTCCCCGCGCGAGTGGTGCCCCGGAACCAGCCTGCCCCGGCGGTGGATGCCGCGCTGGCCGAGGACGTGGACCTGGAGCCCGAGCGGAAGAAGGAGATCATCGACCTGGAGCGGGCCCTGGACGGGATGGATCATTTCGCCGTCCTCGGGTTGCGTCCCGGTGCCCCCGCCGCCGAGGCGAAGCAGGCGTATTACAACGCGTCGCGGCGGTATCACCCGGACCGCTACTTCGGAAAGAACCTGGGCAGCTTCCGCGCGCGCATGGAGCGCATCTTCCGGAGGCTGACCGACGCGCACAACGTCCTCACCCAGCAGGACAAGCGCGACGCGTACCTCAAGGCGAATCCGGCCCTCGCGCAGGCGTCCGCCAAGGCCGCCGCGCCCGTTGCCCCCGCAGCTCCGCCCGCCGCCGCGTCGTACCCCGAGATGGAGCTGACGCCGCTCACGCCCGTGCCGAGGTCGCTGCCCCGCCCGCCGCCCGTCGCGGCGCCTCCTCCTCCCGCGCCCGCACCGGTGAACGATGCGGAGTCGGAGGCCCGGCGCGCGGAGCGCCAGGCCCGGCTCGCCCGCCATCCGTACATGGCGCGCAACGTGAAGCTCTCGGAGCTGGTGGCGCGAGGCAAGGCGGCGGTGGCTCGGGGCGAGTGGGAGCGGGCGTATCAGGACTTCCACCAGGTCCAGACGATGGACCCGAAGAACCGCGAGGTGGCGACGCTGCTCCTGGAAGCCCGCAAGCGCCATGACGAGCAGCGCTCGGCCATCGAGGTGGCTCGGGGGCGCGAGCTGGAGCAGCACAGCGACGATGTGGCGGCGCTGGCGGCGTACCGGCTGGCGTACTCGCTGGATGGGGCGAACGCGGAGGCGGCGTTTCGCGCGGCGAAGCTGGGGCTTCAGCAGGGCCAGGATGTGGGGGAGGTGCGCGTGCTGGCGCAGCGGGCCGTGGACCTTCAGGGGGCTCGGGTCGAGCACCATCTGTTGTTGGGGCGGATTCTCATGGATGGCGGGTCCAAGAAGCTGGCCAAGCGGGTGTTCGAGGATGCGGCGAAGTTGGAGCCTGACAACGCCGAGGCCAAGGCCGCGCTCAAGAAGCTGCGCTGGACGTTCTAG
- the hslV gene encoding ATP-dependent protease subunit HslV — protein sequence MFHGTTILCVRRDGKVAIASDGQVSLEKTVMKNTAKKVRKLGEGQVLAGFAGSTADAFTLFERFEGKLKEHQKNMARACVELGKDWRTDRFLRRLEALLIVADREKTFILSGAGDVIEPDYGIAAVGSGGPYAFAAARALMAHTQLSAREVAQQSLAIAGEIDIYTNSNISLEEL from the coding sequence ATGTTCCACGGCACCACCATCCTCTGTGTGCGGCGCGACGGGAAGGTCGCCATCGCCAGCGACGGCCAGGTCTCCCTCGAAAAGACGGTGATGAAGAACACGGCGAAGAAGGTCCGCAAGCTGGGGGAGGGGCAGGTCCTCGCCGGCTTCGCGGGCAGCACCGCCGATGCCTTCACCTTGTTCGAGCGCTTCGAGGGCAAGCTCAAGGAGCACCAGAAGAACATGGCGCGCGCCTGCGTCGAGCTGGGCAAGGACTGGCGCACCGACCGCTTCCTGCGGCGCCTGGAGGCCCTGCTCATCGTCGCGGACCGGGAGAAGACCTTCATCCTCTCCGGCGCGGGTGACGTCATCGAGCCGGACTACGGCATCGCCGCGGTGGGCAGCGGAGGCCCGTACGCGTTCGCCGCCGCGCGTGCCCTCATGGCGCACACCCAGCTGTCCGCCCGCGAGGTGGCCCAGCAGTCGCTCGCCATCGCCGGTGAAATCGACATCTACACCAACTCCAACATCTCTCTCGAAGAGCTCTAG
- a CDS encoding kinesin: MTSTPLIYRRYGGSLQVDIPTFDVLVEAARIPETQWIATACPLEGLSCDPAFLAFMDSDGNGRVRVAEVRAAVAWAAKFLKDRRGADAGSDVLELASLSMDAAHLRGAAEMILRTLGAQDLGRISLAQVRESDQALRKSGQNGDGIVAPALLSESLRPLAKDIMASFPEVKNRSGEAGVDAAMLKRFREEREALLKHLDTRATVFVWGEDSEARARRIRDVAPLLDTYFLQCRLVAAQPEAAASLRLRSERVEGALGDAAALGKAVGELPIAAPEAAGVLEWSRLLRGPAYEQLQAFRRDVAGPVTGDLERLSDAAWRDLVAKADAVLAWFAQRDANPLHKLAGALASVSLADLDAMDAACQADLALAPTLAAIIELERLVLYQRWLLVFANNFISMPNLYLPKAPALMEKGTLILGGRKYTLSVLVKNRAEHTSLTSQGTTCVLYVQVAPKDGTPGYEVAVPVTRGRSTDLVVGKRGVFYNVDGVEHDATVTHVIRQPVSLWESMTMPFTRIASFVTSKVEGMASAGEKTFDDALEQGYTHAATAKPAPAAPAAGAPAQAAPGGLAGVLAAGSIAAAALGSSFAFIVSQVKSLTMADVITAASIIAIVVMAPAGLMGWLKLRRRNLALLLEGSGWALNDRLMLTRGLSTLVTRRPRLPQGARVDHRDMVRPALLAQQDDDGETEGLSGWARLGLGVLIAFVLLWQVRNPILTWMCEKAWLSEATCVALLPSHASSTPAVPPAAATAAPAQAQ; the protein is encoded by the coding sequence ATGACTTCGACTCCGCTCATCTATCGCCGCTATGGCGGCTCGCTCCAGGTCGACATCCCCACCTTCGACGTGCTCGTCGAGGCCGCGCGCATCCCAGAGACGCAGTGGATTGCCACGGCCTGTCCGCTGGAAGGGTTGAGCTGCGACCCTGCCTTCCTCGCCTTCATGGACTCGGATGGCAACGGGCGCGTCCGCGTGGCGGAGGTCCGCGCCGCCGTGGCCTGGGCGGCGAAGTTCCTGAAGGACCGGCGTGGCGCCGACGCGGGCAGTGACGTGTTGGAGCTGGCCTCGCTGTCCATGGATGCAGCGCACCTGCGCGGCGCGGCGGAGATGATTCTGCGCACGCTGGGCGCGCAGGACCTGGGGCGCATCTCGTTGGCGCAGGTCCGCGAGAGCGACCAGGCGCTGCGCAAGTCGGGGCAGAACGGCGACGGAATCGTGGCCCCCGCGCTGCTGTCCGAGTCGCTGCGCCCGCTCGCGAAGGACATCATGGCGAGCTTCCCCGAGGTGAAGAACCGCTCGGGCGAGGCGGGTGTCGACGCGGCGATGTTGAAGCGCTTTCGCGAGGAGCGTGAGGCGCTGCTCAAGCACCTGGACACCCGTGCCACCGTCTTCGTCTGGGGTGAAGACAGCGAGGCGCGAGCGCGCCGCATCCGCGACGTGGCGCCCTTGCTGGACACGTATTTCCTCCAGTGCCGCCTCGTGGCCGCGCAGCCCGAGGCCGCGGCGAGCCTGCGGTTGCGCTCGGAGCGTGTCGAAGGCGCGTTGGGAGACGCGGCCGCGTTGGGCAAGGCGGTGGGGGAACTCCCCATCGCGGCGCCCGAGGCCGCGGGTGTCCTCGAGTGGTCCCGGCTCCTGCGCGGTCCCGCGTATGAGCAGTTGCAGGCGTTCCGCCGCGACGTGGCCGGGCCGGTGACGGGCGACCTGGAGCGGCTTTCGGACGCGGCGTGGAGGGACCTGGTGGCGAAGGCCGACGCGGTGCTCGCGTGGTTCGCGCAGCGCGACGCGAATCCGCTGCACAAGCTCGCGGGGGCGCTCGCCTCGGTGTCGCTGGCGGACCTGGATGCGATGGACGCCGCGTGCCAGGCGGACCTCGCGCTGGCGCCCACGCTGGCGGCCATCATCGAACTGGAGCGGCTGGTGCTGTATCAGCGCTGGCTCCTGGTCTTCGCCAACAACTTCATCAGCATGCCCAACCTGTACCTCCCCAAGGCGCCCGCGCTGATGGAGAAGGGGACGCTCATCCTGGGCGGCCGCAAGTACACGTTGTCGGTGCTGGTGAAGAACCGCGCGGAGCACACCTCTCTGACGAGCCAGGGCACCACGTGTGTCCTCTACGTACAGGTGGCGCCGAAGGACGGCACGCCGGGCTACGAGGTGGCGGTGCCCGTCACGCGCGGCCGGAGCACGGACCTGGTCGTCGGCAAGCGCGGCGTCTTCTACAACGTGGACGGCGTGGAGCATGACGCCACGGTGACGCATGTCATCCGCCAGCCCGTGTCGCTGTGGGAGTCGATGACCATGCCCTTCACGCGCATCGCCTCGTTCGTCACCAGCAAGGTGGAGGGCATGGCGAGCGCGGGGGAGAAGACGTTCGACGATGCGCTGGAGCAGGGCTACACGCACGCGGCGACGGCCAAGCCCGCTCCCGCTGCTCCCGCGGCGGGGGCTCCTGCCCAGGCCGCGCCAGGGGGGCTCGCGGGGGTGCTCGCGGCGGGCAGCATCGCGGCCGCGGCGCTGGGTTCGTCCTTCGCCTTCATCGTCTCGCAGGTGAAGTCGCTGACCATGGCGGATGTCATCACCGCCGCGTCCATCATCGCCATCGTGGTGATGGCGCCCGCGGGGTTGATGGGGTGGCTGAAGCTGCGCCGGCGCAACCTGGCGCTGCTGCTGGAGGGCTCGGGCTGGGCGCTCAATGACCGGCTGATGCTCACCCGTGGACTCTCCACGCTGGTGACGCGCCGCCCCCGGCTCCCCCAGGGCGCCCGCGTGGACCACCGGGACATGGTCCGCCCCGCGCTGCTCGCGCAGCAGGACGACGATGGCGAGACGGAGGGCCTGTCCGGCTGGGCGCGCCTGGGCCTGGGCGTCCTCATCGCCTTCGTCCTGCTCTGGCAGGTGCGAAACCCCATCCTCACGTGGATGTGCGAGAAGGCCTGGCTGTCGGAGGCCACGTGCGTCGCGCTGCTTCCCTCGCACGCGTCCAGCACGCCGGCCGTTCCTCCGGCCGCGGCCACGGCCGCACCCGCTCAGGCGCAGTAG
- the hslU gene encoding ATP-dependent protease ATPase subunit HslU: protein MAETRKTSTFTPREVVGELDRYIVGQNAAKRAVAIALRNRWRRQQVSDDLRDEIYPKNIIMIGPTGVGKTEIARRLAKLAQAPFVKVEASKFTEVGYVGRDVESMIRDLVEAAISLVRDEETEKVRPRAEEMAEDRLMELLQNNGAPRTPSSPPPFGFSPPPQRLGDSERDKLRAQLRAGTLDDQFVEVEMSDSAPTFMRGFSGQGMEEIGVNLQDLFKNMPGMNKTRRRRVRVPEALQLLRQEEAQKLVDPDRVQREAVARAESNGIVFIDEIDKIASREGGKGGGGPDVSREGVQRDILPIVEGSTVNTKYGMVKTDHMLFIAAGAFHVSKPSDLIPELQGRFPIRVELEPLSGDDLIRILREPKNSLLRQYTALLATEGVRLSFSDDAVTELARIAQQANERTQNIGARRLHTVLERLLDEVSFSASELGPRDFQVDGNYVRERLGAIIQDEDLSRYIL from the coding sequence TTGGCTGAGACGCGAAAGACTTCCACCTTCACGCCCCGCGAGGTGGTGGGAGAGCTGGACCGCTACATCGTCGGGCAGAACGCCGCCAAGCGCGCGGTGGCCATCGCGCTGCGCAACCGGTGGCGCCGTCAGCAGGTCTCCGACGACCTGCGCGACGAAATCTATCCGAAGAACATCATCATGATTGGCCCCACCGGCGTGGGGAAGACGGAGATTGCCCGCCGTCTGGCGAAGCTGGCCCAGGCGCCCTTCGTCAAGGTGGAGGCCTCCAAGTTCACCGAGGTGGGCTACGTGGGGCGCGACGTGGAGTCGATGATTCGCGACCTCGTCGAAGCCGCCATCTCCCTGGTGCGTGACGAGGAGACGGAGAAGGTCCGGCCTCGCGCCGAGGAGATGGCAGAGGACCGGCTCATGGAGTTGCTCCAGAACAACGGCGCCCCGCGCACGCCGTCCTCGCCGCCGCCGTTCGGCTTCTCTCCTCCGCCGCAGCGGTTGGGGGACTCGGAGCGCGACAAGCTGCGCGCCCAGCTTCGCGCCGGAACGCTCGATGACCAGTTCGTCGAGGTGGAGATGAGCGACAGCGCGCCCACCTTCATGCGCGGCTTCTCGGGGCAGGGCATGGAGGAGATTGGCGTCAACCTCCAGGACCTCTTCAAGAACATGCCGGGCATGAACAAGACGCGCCGCCGCCGCGTGCGTGTGCCCGAGGCGCTCCAACTCCTGCGCCAGGAAGAAGCCCAGAAGCTGGTGGACCCGGACCGCGTCCAGCGCGAGGCCGTGGCCCGCGCCGAGTCGAACGGCATCGTGTTCATCGACGAAATCGACAAGATCGCCAGCCGCGAGGGCGGCAAGGGCGGCGGGGGCCCGGACGTCTCGCGCGAGGGCGTGCAGCGCGACATCCTCCCCATCGTCGAGGGCTCCACCGTCAACACCAAGTACGGCATGGTGAAGACGGACCACATGCTCTTCATCGCCGCGGGCGCCTTCCACGTCTCCAAGCCCAGCGACCTCATCCCGGAGCTCCAGGGCCGCTTCCCCATCCGCGTGGAGCTGGAGCCGCTCTCCGGTGACGACCTCATCCGCATCCTGCGTGAGCCGAAGAACTCCCTCTTGCGGCAGTACACCGCGCTGCTGGCCACCGAGGGCGTGCGGCTGTCCTTCTCCGACGACGCCGTGACGGAGCTGGCGCGCATCGCCCAGCAAGCGAACGAGCGCACGCAGAACATCGGTGCTCGCCGCTTGCACACCGTCCTGGAGCGGCTGCTCGACGAGGTGTCCTTCTCCGCCAGTGAGCTGGGGCCTCGGGACTTTCAGGTGGACGGCAATTATGTGCGCGAGCGCCTGGGCGCCATCATCCAGGACGAGGACCTGTCGCGCTACATCCTGTAG
- the dnaK gene encoding molecular chaperone DnaK, translating into MAESEPLIGIDLGTTNSIVATVQDGQPVVIKNRTGQTLTPSVVAVSKNGKRLVGGIAKRQAITNPQETVYAAKRLIGRKFSSHEVQDALRTLPYEVVAGQHDDLRIRMGGRDLSVPEISAMILQELKADAEAHFGRPVSKAVITVPAYFNDAQRQATKDAGRIAGLEVLRIINEPTAAALAYGFSRTVNGRVAVLDLGGGTFDVSVLEINQGVFDVVGTGGDTYLGGEDWDNRIIEWLVFGFAKEHGIDLRKDRMALQRLKDAAEKAKVELSSVRETQLNLPFISTPPGAGAALHLQAALSREKLEELTSDLAERVVGITTEVLGEAGVRASELKEVILVGGMSRMPKVVEAVRTYFRREPCKGVHPDEVVALGAAIQAHALVAQEGELLLLDVTPQSLGVAIAGGYVRRIIPKNTTVPTSATEVFATSKDFQRLVKIMVLQGEHEQAHQNELLGEFVLTGLREAPRGQVEIEVTFDINAEGIVSVSARDRETSLRQSITVTASSGLTEEELKRIMDEQRGYLMAARTSEALTAKRVELDTLARDVMDALTRARLLPGGGGLSPDVVPRAEQMLEHARRVRSGEDTGALGRACELLAGCLASLKGAARGGMGS; encoded by the coding sequence ATGGCTGAGTCCGAACCTCTCATTGGCATCGACCTGGGGACGACGAACAGCATCGTCGCCACCGTCCAGGACGGGCAGCCGGTCGTCATCAAGAACCGCACGGGCCAGACGCTGACGCCGTCGGTGGTGGCGGTGTCGAAGAACGGCAAGCGCCTGGTGGGTGGCATCGCCAAGCGCCAGGCCATCACCAATCCCCAGGAGACGGTGTACGCGGCCAAGCGGCTCATCGGCCGGAAGTTCTCCTCGCACGAGGTGCAGGACGCGCTTCGCACGCTGCCCTACGAGGTGGTCGCGGGTCAGCACGATGACCTGCGCATCCGCATGGGAGGCAGGGACCTGTCGGTTCCGGAGATCAGCGCCATGATTCTCCAGGAGCTGAAGGCGGACGCGGAGGCGCACTTCGGCCGCCCGGTGAGCAAGGCCGTCATCACGGTGCCGGCGTACTTCAACGACGCCCAGCGCCAGGCCACCAAGGACGCGGGCCGCATCGCCGGTCTGGAGGTCCTGCGCATCATCAACGAGCCCACCGCGGCGGCGCTCGCGTACGGCTTCAGCCGCACGGTGAATGGCCGCGTGGCGGTGCTGGACCTGGGCGGCGGCACCTTCGATGTGTCCGTGCTGGAGATCAACCAGGGTGTCTTCGACGTGGTGGGCACCGGCGGCGACACGTACCTGGGCGGCGAGGACTGGGACAACCGCATCATCGAGTGGCTCGTCTTCGGCTTCGCGAAGGAGCACGGCATCGACTTGCGCAAGGACCGCATGGCCTTGCAGCGGCTCAAGGACGCGGCGGAGAAGGCCAAGGTGGAGCTGTCCAGCGTCCGCGAGACGCAGCTCAACCTGCCGTTCATCAGCACGCCTCCCGGAGCGGGCGCCGCGCTTCATCTCCAGGCCGCGCTGTCGCGCGAGAAGCTGGAGGAGCTGACCTCGGACCTGGCCGAGCGCGTGGTGGGCATCACCACGGAGGTGCTGGGCGAAGCGGGCGTGCGCGCGTCGGAGCTGAAGGAAGTCATCCTGGTGGGCGGCATGTCGCGCATGCCCAAGGTCGTCGAGGCCGTGCGCACCTACTTCCGCCGCGAGCCGTGCAAGGGGGTGCACCCCGACGAGGTGGTGGCCCTGGGCGCGGCGATTCAAGCGCACGCGCTGGTGGCTCAGGAGGGTGAGCTGCTGTTGTTGGATGTCACGCCGCAGAGCCTCGGGGTGGCCATCGCTGGTGGCTATGTGCGGCGCATCATCCCGAAGAACACGACGGTGCCCACGTCCGCCACGGAGGTCTTCGCGACGTCGAAGGACTTCCAGCGGCTGGTGAAGATCATGGTGCTCCAGGGCGAGCACGAGCAGGCGCACCAGAACGAACTCTTGGGCGAGTTCGTCCTCACGGGCCTGCGCGAGGCGCCGCGAGGGCAGGTGGAAATCGAGGTGACGTTCGACATCAACGCGGAGGGCATCGTGTCCGTCTCCGCGAGGGACCGTGAGACGAGCCTGCGCCAGTCCATCACCGTCACCGCCTCCAGTGGCCTCACCGAGGAGGAGCTCAAGCGCATCATGGACGAGCAGCGGGGCTACCTGATGGCCGCGCGCACCTCCGAGGCGCTGACCGCCAAGCGCGTGGAGCTGGACACCCTCGCGCGCGACGTCATGGACGCGCTGACGCGCGCGCGGCTCTTGCCAGGGGGAGGGGGCCTTTCCCCGGACGTGGTGCCTCGCGCCGAGCAGATGCTGGAGCACGCGCGGCGCGTTCGTTCGGGCGAGGACACGGGAGCCCTGGGGCGCGCGTGTGAGCTGCTCGCGGGATGTCTTGCCAGCCTCAAGGGCGCCGCGAGAGGCGGCATGGGGAGCTAG
- a CDS encoding tyrosine recombinase XerC: MTNLSPLLEKFRVHLEDEKGSSPHTVRNYLIDLVDFERYLTERMKLSLLAGTHAAIRGYLGTLSVDHAPASRARRLASIKSFYKYLVRQKLLPASPAKLVKSPKLPKALPKVLPVEEVFALLDVHDLKSVLGLRDKAILELLYGGGLRISELCSLDLLDVDRSGRIIRVMGKGSKERLVPVNAQAIRALEAYLSRRGELLAEPHDAQAPDAIFLNFRGGRLTPRSIRRHLDAHVLKCALARKVSPHALRHSFATHLLGGGADIRSIQELLGHASLSTTQRYTHVTWEQLQQVYDAAHPRA; the protein is encoded by the coding sequence ATGACGAACCTGTCGCCGCTCCTGGAGAAGTTCCGAGTCCACCTCGAGGACGAGAAGGGTTCGTCACCGCACACGGTGCGCAACTACCTCATCGACCTGGTCGACTTCGAGCGCTACCTCACCGAGCGGATGAAGCTGTCGCTCCTGGCGGGGACTCACGCCGCGATTCGCGGCTATCTGGGCACGCTCAGCGTGGACCACGCCCCCGCGAGCCGCGCCCGCCGCCTTGCGTCCATCAAGTCCTTCTACAAGTACCTGGTGCGCCAGAAGCTGCTCCCCGCCAGCCCCGCGAAGCTGGTGAAGAGTCCGAAGCTGCCCAAGGCCCTGCCCAAGGTGTTGCCCGTGGAGGAGGTGTTCGCCCTCCTGGACGTGCATGACCTGAAGTCGGTGCTGGGCCTGCGGGACAAGGCCATCCTGGAGCTGCTCTACGGCGGCGGGCTGCGTATCAGCGAGCTGTGCTCGTTGGACCTGCTCGACGTGGACCGGAGCGGGCGCATCATTCGCGTCATGGGCAAGGGCAGCAAGGAGCGGCTCGTGCCCGTCAACGCGCAGGCCATCCGCGCGCTGGAGGCCTACCTGTCCCGCCGGGGAGAGCTCCTCGCGGAGCCCCATGACGCGCAGGCACCGGACGCCATCTTCCTCAACTTCCGGGGCGGACGGCTCACGCCCCGCAGCATCCGCCGCCACCTGGACGCGCACGTGCTGAAGTGCGCGCTGGCGCGCAAGGTGAGTCCACACGCGTTGCGTCACTCCTTCGCCACGCACCTGTTGGGCGGCGGCGCGGATATCCGCAGCATCCAGGAGCTGCTGGGCCACGCGAGCCTGTCCACCACGCAGCGCTATACCCACGTCACCTGGGAGCAGCTCCAGCAGGTCTACGACGCCGCGCATCCCCGGGCGTGA
- a CDS encoding aspartate aminotransferase family protein yields MTPLPQPVPATATPASNDTLIQKAKSHLLQNYKQQPIVLVKGRGTRVWDADGRVYLDLIGGVATCALGHCHPDVVAAAHAQLDSLWHVSNAFYSQPQIDLAAKLCEWSGLSRAFFCNSGAEANEALLKLARKVMKDRGMPGRFEVITFERSFHGRTLATVTATGQPKYHAGFEPLPAGFQHVPYGDLDAVRNAVKSTTAAILVEPIQGEGGVRQAPPGFLKGLRALCDEKGLLLLVDEIQTGMGRTGIPFGFMRDGILPDAISMAKALGNGLPIGAMLCRDEVGASLSPGSHGSTFGGNLVAAAAANAVLDVIRGPGFLEEVTAKGAYFLGRLREIQGRLPAGRVVEVRGQGLLIGLEMDRDAPQVLAKLREAGVLGNAAGDRTVRFAPPFTITREELDESLAIIERVLTAL; encoded by the coding sequence GTGACCCCCTTGCCGCAGCCCGTACCCGCCACCGCAACCCCGGCCTCCAACGACACCCTCATCCAGAAGGCCAAGAGTCATCTGCTGCAGAACTACAAGCAGCAGCCCATCGTCCTGGTCAAAGGGCGAGGGACTCGCGTCTGGGACGCGGACGGGCGCGTGTACCTGGACCTCATCGGCGGCGTGGCGACGTGTGCGCTGGGACACTGCCATCCCGACGTGGTGGCCGCTGCGCACGCGCAGCTCGACTCGCTGTGGCACGTCTCCAACGCGTTCTACTCGCAGCCGCAGATCGACCTGGCGGCGAAGCTGTGTGAGTGGAGCGGGTTGTCGCGCGCGTTCTTCTGCAACTCCGGCGCGGAGGCCAACGAGGCGTTGCTGAAGCTGGCCCGCAAGGTGATGAAGGACCGCGGGATGCCGGGGCGCTTCGAGGTCATCACCTTCGAGCGCAGCTTCCACGGCCGCACCCTGGCCACCGTCACGGCGACGGGACAGCCGAAGTACCATGCGGGCTTCGAGCCCTTGCCCGCGGGCTTCCAGCACGTGCCCTACGGCGACCTGGACGCCGTGCGCAACGCGGTGAAGTCCACCACGGCCGCCATCCTGGTGGAGCCCATCCAGGGCGAGGGTGGGGTGCGGCAGGCCCCGCCGGGTTTCCTCAAGGGGCTGCGCGCGTTGTGTGACGAGAAGGGCCTGCTCCTGCTGGTGGATGAAATCCAGACCGGCATGGGCCGCACGGGCATCCCCTTCGGCTTCATGCGCGACGGCATCCTCCCGGACGCCATCAGCATGGCCAAGGCGCTGGGCAACGGCCTGCCCATTGGCGCCATGCTGTGCCGCGACGAGGTGGGCGCGAGCCTGTCTCCGGGCAGCCACGGCTCCACGTTCGGCGGAAACCTGGTGGCCGCGGCCGCCGCGAACGCCGTCCTGGACGTGATTCGCGGGCCAGGCTTCCTGGAGGAGGTGACGGCCAAGGGGGCCTATTTCCTAGGCCGCCTCCGGGAAATCCAGGGGCGTCTGCCCGCGGGCCGGGTGGTGGAGGTGCGCGGCCAGGGGCTGCTCATCGGCCTGGAGATGGACCGGGATGCGCCCCAGGTGCTCGCGAAGCTGCGCGAGGCGGGGGTGCTGGGCAACGCCGCCGGCGACCGGACGGTCCGTTTCGCCCCACCGTTCACCATCACCCGCGAGGAGCTGGACGAGAGCCTGGCCATCATCGAGCGGGTGCTGACCGCCCTCTAG
- a CDS encoding VOC family protein, whose amino-acid sequence MNSDSSIPALPCVELGTTLEFYARLGFKTTYQQRAPNPYAAMNRNGAELHFFGVKGLDPAAAYSVCLIIVSEVETLHEQFSAAFRQAYGKVPLRGVPRITRMKKGQSRFTVVDPNGNSVMFIRKDEPEGYGDDDMDTEDSPATALGKALEAARRLRDFKADDEAAAKVLDGAVKKASGGTMLERARVLLASAELAVVLSEQGRARERLRELEALKLSASERASLSEERAAVQKLLGAES is encoded by the coding sequence ATGAACAGTGATTCCAGCATCCCCGCGCTCCCGTGTGTGGAGCTTGGGACGACACTCGAGTTCTATGCCCGGCTGGGCTTCAAGACGACCTATCAACAGCGAGCGCCGAACCCCTATGCGGCCATGAATCGCAACGGCGCGGAGCTCCACTTCTTTGGGGTGAAGGGATTGGACCCGGCGGCGGCCTACAGCGTCTGTCTCATCATCGTGAGCGAGGTGGAGACGCTGCACGAGCAGTTCTCGGCGGCCTTTCGACAGGCCTACGGCAAGGTCCCGTTGCGAGGCGTGCCGAGAATCACGCGGATGAAGAAAGGGCAGTCTCGCTTCACCGTCGTCGACCCGAATGGGAACTCGGTCATGTTCATCCGCAAGGACGAGCCCGAGGGATATGGCGACGACGACATGGACACGGAGGACTCGCCCGCGACCGCGCTGGGCAAGGCACTCGAGGCCGCGCGCCGTCTGCGTGACTTCAAGGCGGATGACGAGGCCGCCGCGAAGGTCCTCGACGGCGCGGTGAAGAAGGCCAGCGGCGGGACGATGTTGGAGCGGGCTCGGGTGCTGCTTGCCAGCGCGGAGCTGGCGGTGGTCCTGTCGGAGCAGGGGCGTGCGCGCGAGCGGCTTCGTGAGTTGGAGGCGTTGAAGCTCTCAGCCTCCGAGCGGGCATCGCTGAGCGAAGAACGCGCGGCGGTCCAGAAGCTCCTCGGCGCGGAGTCGTAG